In a single window of the Leptospira sanjuanensis genome:
- a CDS encoding response regulator transcription factor yields the protein MKDKPLNLLIVEDNEKLRKSLVTGLNESGKFAVLHDCGTGEEAIEFSLKKEYDVCLMDVRLAGTLNGIETIVAIRKEFPRKPVVIYSIQDSDEYFRTFRKAGILSHYAYVRKSNYLLPQMIVPLLELAYDGKSFIDPEIESRIVEVKNQDENSPMAILEPNERIVAKMLAEGQSNEQIAARLGFKDKRTISRINGQIYAAWDLNESNADEKVARTRAALIVRENRFLQWEEDGSAYYKNGTEWVRWELA from the coding sequence ATGAAAGACAAACCTTTGAATCTGCTGATCGTGGAAGACAACGAAAAACTGAGAAAGTCCCTCGTAACGGGCCTGAACGAATCCGGTAAGTTCGCCGTTCTCCACGATTGCGGAACCGGAGAAGAAGCCATCGAATTTTCCCTAAAAAAAGAATACGATGTCTGTCTCATGGATGTCCGATTAGCGGGAACATTAAACGGAATCGAAACGATCGTTGCGATCCGCAAAGAATTTCCGAGAAAACCCGTCGTCATCTATTCCATACAGGACAGCGACGAATATTTCCGTACCTTCCGCAAGGCCGGAATTCTCAGTCATTATGCGTATGTCAGAAAATCTAATTATCTTTTGCCCCAGATGATCGTTCCTTTACTCGAACTTGCATACGACGGTAAAAGTTTTATCGATCCCGAAATCGAATCCAGAATCGTAGAAGTAAAAAATCAGGATGAGAATTCTCCGATGGCGATCCTTGAACCGAACGAAAGAATCGTAGCAAAGATGTTAGCCGAAGGTCAAAGCAACGAACAGATCGCCGCTCGGCTTGGGTTTAAAGACAAAAGAACGATCAGCCGAATCAACGGACAAATTTACGCAGCTTGGGATTTAAACGAATCGAACGCGGACGAAAAAGTCGCTCGAACCAGAGCGGCGTTGATCGTACGAGAAAATCGATTTCTTCAATGGGAAGAAGACGGAAGCGCCTATTACAAAAACGGAACCGAATGGGTTCGTTGGGAACTCGCTTGA
- a CDS encoding class I SAM-dependent methyltransferase, giving the protein MGDLDYYENSEYQHFLISSKRRELTPPETVFKHFSFKDVNHLVDFGMGLGYFTLELKKQLPKDAWIWGGECQQDLIDEVLHWKNREEITNFTPFFIEKSDHPLLPEWIPTPDAVFASLVLSTFPDPGLAMDGLIRSIRRGGKLIVLDWVKNEYSIGPKINDKISLDKMKFLAELYHLDIVKNVRISEYVYGLEVVAGKDFEYGFYDLREEEDTPEEFIRS; this is encoded by the coding sequence ATGGGCGATCTGGATTATTACGAAAACTCCGAGTATCAGCACTTTCTGATCTCCAGCAAACGCCGCGAGTTAACTCCTCCCGAAACGGTCTTCAAACATTTTAGCTTCAAAGATGTGAATCACTTAGTAGATTTTGGGATGGGACTCGGTTATTTTACCTTGGAATTGAAAAAACAACTTCCCAAAGACGCTTGGATTTGGGGGGGAGAATGCCAACAGGATCTGATCGACGAAGTTCTACATTGGAAGAATCGAGAGGAGATTACGAATTTTACTCCGTTCTTTATCGAAAAATCCGATCATCCTTTGCTTCCGGAATGGATTCCCACTCCCGATGCGGTTTTCGCGTCCTTGGTTTTATCGACGTTCCCCGATCCGGGCCTTGCGATGGACGGGTTGATCCGATCGATTCGCCGAGGCGGTAAACTGATCGTCTTGGATTGGGTGAAGAACGAATATTCGATCGGTCCGAAAATCAACGATAAGATCTCTTTGGACAAGATGAAATTTTTGGCGGAGTTGTATCATCTCGACATCGTTAAGAACGTAAGAATTTCCGAATATGTTTACGGACTCGAAGTCGTTGCTGGCAAGGACTTCGAATACGGCTTTTACGATCTTAGAGAAGAAGAAGATACTCCGGAAGAATTCATCCGTTCATAA
- a CDS encoding sugar transferase, with product MKRIIEIVLSAIALAIFSPVIVGVALLILLADGRPIFFCQERLGLLKRPFRILKFRTMKDGEVTSLGYWLRRTGIDELPQIWNVLIGDMSVVGPRPLTKFDVNRLGWNRPFYDIRWSMRPGITGLSQLYSGMGARVSFCFDRSYLNSNTPGLDVKIVFVTFAMNVFGKQRIRNKLKISLKDRKIGVRWKQWREHFKGNEVRPLPKIDSETLDLRPNEMRSIAYSLAIFQLGEAGEGRIAKEIDKTILFGIDDFYREALKLFVKEEGRHARILGECIRALKGELIESNWTERLFYFGRRLLGVRLKLMVLLAAEVVGICFYHKLADKIPNGFVKSALLGIVKDEEKHLKFHSDFFRIRVRNFFTKFVFRWLWRTISFAACITVILDHRKTFRVLGISNWKTFLRFQEIARSTEDCILEGLSLKLNHGFRFKVVSL from the coding sequence ATGAAACGAATCATCGAAATAGTTTTATCCGCGATCGCATTGGCGATCTTTTCTCCCGTTATAGTCGGAGTCGCTTTGTTGATCCTCCTCGCAGACGGTCGTCCGATTTTCTTTTGTCAGGAAAGACTCGGCCTTTTGAAAAGACCGTTTCGAATTCTAAAATTCAGAACGATGAAAGACGGAGAAGTTACGAGCCTCGGTTATTGGCTGAGAAGAACCGGTATCGACGAACTTCCGCAGATTTGGAACGTTTTGATCGGTGATATGAGCGTGGTTGGTCCGAGACCTTTGACAAAGTTCGACGTGAATCGTCTCGGATGGAATCGTCCGTTTTACGACATTCGATGGTCGATGCGTCCCGGCATCACGGGGCTTTCCCAATTGTATTCCGGAATGGGCGCGCGCGTCTCCTTTTGTTTTGATCGTTCTTATCTGAATTCGAATACTCCGGGTCTCGACGTGAAAATCGTTTTCGTAACGTTCGCGATGAACGTGTTCGGTAAACAAAGAATCCGTAATAAACTCAAAATCTCTTTAAAAGACAGAAAGATAGGAGTTCGCTGGAAACAATGGAGGGAACATTTTAAAGGAAACGAAGTCCGTCCTCTTCCGAAAATCGACTCGGAAACGTTGGACCTTCGTCCGAATGAAATGAGGTCGATCGCATACTCGCTCGCCATATTTCAGTTAGGCGAAGCGGGCGAAGGGAGAATCGCGAAGGAAATCGATAAAACCATTCTTTTCGGAATCGACGATTTTTACAGAGAAGCTCTGAAACTTTTCGTAAAGGAAGAAGGCAGACACGCAAGAATCCTAGGCGAATGTATCCGCGCATTAAAAGGGGAATTGATAGAATCCAATTGGACGGAAAGATTGTTTTATTTCGGAAGAAGACTTCTCGGAGTCCGTTTGAAGCTGATGGTTCTTCTCGCTGCGGAAGTGGTGGGAATCTGTTTTTATCACAAGCTTGCGGATAAGATTCCGAACGGTTTCGTCAAATCCGCTTTACTCGGCATCGTGAAGGACGAAGAGAAACATCTTAAATTTCACAGCGATTTTTTCCGAATCAGAGTCAGAAACTTTTTTACGAAATTCGTGTTCCGATGGCTGTGGAGAACGATTTCGTTTGCCGCTTGTATCACGGTGATTTTGGATCACAGAAAAACGTTTCGTGTATTGGGAATTTCGAATTGGAAAACGTTTCTGAGGTTTCAAGAGATCGCAAGAAGCACCGAGGATTGTATTCTTGAAGGTCTGAGTTTGAAGTTAAATCACGGTTTTCGATTTAAGGTCGTTTCTTTATGA
- a CDS encoding metalloenzyme, with amino-acid sequence MIFYMFIDGIGFGPNDPATNPFARYAKSYFLPLADKPIPEESSEILKNTVFLKTDASLGIKGLPQSATGQTSLWTGINACKVLQRHLSGFPTFTLKKIISKYSIIRVLDEHGFKADLLNCYSPAFAEHIKKNPRHVSASTLIQMASDRPLKTMEDLRNGKGLYMDITHEYLREFSQGFLEESDDLFRVRNPFETGKSIVQNCKEEDYTLCIYEFFLTDKVGHKMNWEAAEKYIGELESFLKGVTEALDPKSDQLIVTSDHGNLEDLTVDVHTVNQVPTILYGKYTSTLKEKIKAIVDIPMAIYDILGIKIELKDEEFIKTEV; translated from the coding sequence ATGATCTTTTATATGTTCATCGACGGAATCGGGTTCGGACCCAATGATCCGGCAACCAACCCCTTTGCTCGATATGCAAAATCCTACTTTTTACCCCTGGCGGATAAACCGATTCCGGAAGAATCCTCCGAAATTCTTAAGAATACCGTTTTTCTCAAGACGGACGCTTCCTTAGGAATCAAAGGCCTTCCTCAAAGCGCCACCGGTCAGACTTCCCTCTGGACCGGCATTAACGCGTGCAAAGTGCTACAAAGACATTTGAGCGGCTTTCCGACATTCACTCTTAAGAAGATCATCAGCAAATATTCCATCATACGCGTTTTAGACGAACACGGATTTAAGGCCGATCTTCTCAACTGTTATTCTCCCGCATTTGCGGAGCATATCAAAAAGAATCCTCGCCACGTTTCGGCTTCGACGTTGATTCAAATGGCGAGCGATCGCCCTTTAAAAACCATGGAAGACCTTAGGAACGGCAAAGGCCTTTACATGGACATAACTCACGAATACTTAAGGGAATTCTCGCAAGGTTTTTTGGAAGAATCCGACGATCTCTTTCGTGTTCGAAATCCTTTTGAAACCGGTAAGTCCATAGTTCAAAATTGTAAAGAAGAAGATTATACCCTTTGTATCTATGAATTTTTTCTGACCGATAAGGTCGGACATAAGATGAACTGGGAAGCGGCTGAAAAATACATCGGAGAATTGGAATCTTTTTTAAAAGGTGTTACGGAAGCGTTGGATCCGAAATCGGACCAATTGATCGTAACTTCGGATCACGGAAACTTAGAGGATCTCACGGTGGACGTTCATACCGTCAACCAAGTCCCCACCATACTTTACGGGAAATACACTTCGACCTTAAAGGAAAAAATCAAAGCGATCGTGGATATTCCGATGGCGATCTACGATATTCTCGGAATCAAAATCGAACTCAAGGACGAAGAGTTTATCAAGACGGAAGTCTGA
- a CDS encoding tetratricopeptide repeat protein produces MNRSIILITGFLFICAGLLTGVYQTTVQDEDSKRKNVLERIKEGEEYLKQTNAKAAEKAVDIFSELSAREIPEEHSFRVKYDMGRALERNQDSLLALGIYRELNQKEGLGRDERSKVAYSMGNLLLQLNRDEEGKGHLEEVLRISADAKLRSNALSAIADYYMKKGNYDLSRKNYVLALQEDPENVKARVRWGKSLRRMGKDWSAYDVYDDYAQAGFYFDPEKEKVSSEFRSGILEKARQLYVRKQYYGAIDAFKKALEMGVSPKAEEQALFYIAESYEAIGKSDSSLQFLNRVLGNQDGSLDQTALFRKGTIYFKNGKYEKAAALFQEATDKYPDSPVGRKASAWKKESLDQVEDNLHYKESDKTKSKEDLEQERFD; encoded by the coding sequence ATGAACCGCTCCATCATCTTAATTACTGGATTCTTATTCATCTGCGCCGGTCTTTTAACGGGCGTCTATCAAACAACGGTTCAGGACGAGGACTCCAAACGGAAGAACGTTCTAGAAAGAATCAAAGAAGGCGAGGAATATCTCAAACAAACGAACGCGAAGGCGGCCGAAAAAGCGGTGGATATTTTCTCCGAACTTTCCGCGAGAGAAATTCCGGAAGAACATTCCTTTCGCGTGAAATACGATATGGGAAGGGCCTTGGAAAGAAACCAAGACAGCCTTCTCGCACTCGGAATTTATCGCGAACTCAATCAGAAAGAAGGATTGGGAAGAGACGAGCGTTCAAAAGTCGCTTATTCGATGGGAAATCTTTTATTGCAGCTCAACAGAGACGAGGAAGGAAAGGGACATCTCGAAGAGGTGCTCCGAATATCGGCGGACGCTAAACTTCGTTCCAATGCGTTATCCGCCATCGCCGACTATTATATGAAGAAGGGAAATTACGATCTTTCCCGGAAAAATTACGTTCTCGCGTTACAGGAAGATCCTGAAAACGTAAAGGCCCGTGTTCGTTGGGGAAAATCATTGCGTAGAATGGGCAAGGATTGGTCCGCCTACGACGTATATGACGATTATGCGCAGGCCGGATTCTACTTTGATCCTGAAAAAGAAAAGGTCAGTTCCGAGTTTAGAAGCGGTATTTTGGAAAAGGCCAGACAACTTTACGTCCGCAAACAATATTACGGCGCGATCGATGCGTTCAAAAAGGCTCTCGAAATGGGAGTCAGTCCGAAAGCGGAAGAACAAGCTTTGTTTTATATCGCCGAAAGTTACGAGGCCATCGGTAAATCCGATTCTTCTCTTCAATTCTTGAATCGAGTTCTCGGAAACCAGGACGGTTCCTTGGATCAAACCGCGCTCTTCCGTAAAGGGACGATCTATTTTAAAAACGGAAAGTATGAAAAAGCAGCGGCGTTGTTTCAGGAAGCAACGGATAAATATCCGGATTCTCCCGTGGGAAGAAAAGCGAGCGCTTGGAAAAAAGAATCTCTCGATCAAGTCGAGGACAATCTTCACTACAAGGAATCCGATAAGACGAAGAGCAAAGAGGATTTGGAACAGGAACGATTCGACTGA